From Natator depressus isolate rNatDep1 chromosome 7, rNatDep2.hap1, whole genome shotgun sequence, the proteins below share one genomic window:
- the JAGN1 gene encoding protein jagunal homolog 1: protein MASRAGPRAEGTDGSDYQHRERVASHYQMSVALKSEIKKLIYMQVAIWLLLLAQMCVGHLKLLPHDQVAMPYQWEYPYLLSIIPSLFGLMSFPRNNISYLVLSMISTGLFSVAPLIYGSMEMFPMAQQLYRHGKAYRFIFGFSAVSVMCLLVVVAVQVHGWQLYYSKKLLDSWFASTQEKKKK from the exons ATGGCCTCCCGTGCGGGCCCCCGGGCTGAGGGCACTGATGGCAGTGACTACCAGCATCGCGAGAGGGTGGCCTCCCATTACCAGATGAG TGTGGCCCTGAAGTCCGAGATAAAGAAGCTGATCTACATGCAGGTGGCCAtctggctgctgctcctggcccagATGTGTGTGGGTCACCTGAAGCTGCTGCCCCATGACCAGGTGGCCATGCCTTACCAGTGGGAGTACCCCTATCTGCTCAGCATCATCCCCTCTCTCTTCGGCCTCATGTCCTTCCCCCGCAACAACATCAGCTACCTGGTGCTGTCCATGATCAGCACAGGCCTGTTCTCGGTGGCACCCCTCATCTACGGCAGCATGGAGATGTTCCCCATGGCGCAGCAGCTCTACCGCCACGGTAAGGCCTACCGCTTCATCTTCGGCTTCTCCGCCGTCTCCGTCATGtgcctgctggtggtggtggcagtgcaGGTGCATGGCTGGCAGCTCTACTACAGCAAGAAGCTCCTGGACTCCTGGTTCGCCAGCAcgcaggagaagaagaagaaatga
- the RPUSD3 gene encoding mitochondrial mRNA pseudouridine synthase RPUSD3, giving the protein MAAPRLLLCAGGGPRAACSARAWYQQPLRPGGPGRQAAGGLGRGSIVGQAGGPWSRQEALGLLEAAVVYREGPLVAISKPPGLAVTGSPGQLSVISLLPDLSQRLSLPHELHVVKAAGKDSSGLVLLSGCPGTTRQLHAFFTQLRRAGRPPATYRAVTAGVPAAVEGEIRTGLKLEQVGDLQLVVPVAAPSRRSVERKEVKQTLTHYRVLGVAPGCSLVQLQPMTAFPSQLLVHLTLLLCPALGDHVYSARVGTVLGEPFPLPAGSALPHTQVLGEQLLRRLRLTRELLHRLPLHLHLYQLLLPTASLTVPPPPFFLQTLRLLGLPGGQRVP; this is encoded by the exons ATGGCGGCGCCCCGACTCCTTCTCTGCGCGGGGGGGGGCCCCCGAGCGGCCTGCAGCGCCCGGGCCTG GTACCAGCAGCCCCTGAGGCCGGGGGGCCCTGGGAGGCAGGCGGCCGGTGGCCTGGGCAGAGGCAGCATCGTGGGGCAAGCCGGGGGGCCGTGGAGccggcaggaggcgctggggctcCTGGAGGCAGCGGTTGTGTACCGGGAAG GGCCACTGGTGGCCATCAGCAAGCCCCCGGGCCTGGCTGTGACCG GCAGTCCAGGGCAGCTGAGTGTGATTTCGCTGCTCCCAGATCTGAGCCAGAGGCTGAGCCTTCCCCATGAGCTCCATGTGGTCAAAGCAGCCGGgaa GGACAGCTCTGGCCTCGTGCTTCTCTCCGGCTGCCCTGGCACCACGCGGCAGCTCCATGCATTCTTCACGCAGCTCCGGAGAGCAGGGCGCCCCCCCGCCACTTACCG tgctgtcactgccggggtcccagctgccgtgGAGGGGGAAATCCGCACAGGATTGAAGCTGGAGCAGGTTGGGGACCTGCAGCTG GTGGTGCCGGTGGCTGCCCCGTCCCGCCGCAGCGTGGAGAGGAAGGAGGTGAAGCAAACCCTGACCCACTACAGGGTGCTGGGCGTGGCtccgggctgcagcctggtgcagcTCCAGCCCATGACAG cctttcccagccagctcctggTGCACCTGACGCTGCTGCTGTGTCCTGCGCTGGGCGACCACGTGTACTCTGCCCGTGTGGGCACAGTCCTGGGGGAGCCCTTCCCACTGCCTGCGGGGAGCGCTCTGCCCCACACACAG GTCCTGGGCGAGCAGCTGCTCCGCAGGCTGCGCCTCACTCGGGAGCTGCTGCATCGCCTGCCACTGCATCTCCACCTCTACCAGCTGCTCCTCCCGACAGCTAGTCTCACCGTGCCGCCCCCACCCTTCTTCCTCCAGACGCTCCGTCTGCTGGGACTCCCTGGGGGCCAGCGTGTGCCGTGA
- the TTLL3 gene encoding LOW QUALITY PROTEIN: tubulin monoglycylase TTLL3 (The sequence of the model RefSeq protein was modified relative to this genomic sequence to represent the inferred CDS: inserted 3 bases in 3 codons; deleted 2 bases in 2 codons) yields the protein MLTEPGCPRGCTESNAPHGFPGADGEGDAGTEKAALLPARRKGPAAPGPRRQRQEGLTAPPSEGSTRRSSGCYPLNPERLKQARLHVERAVKQRKIFMLHGPYPVIRSLLRGRGWVEKKAPEVACQRERAPDGEEDGEGDDSDGAEEDEEDEEEEEQDDDPDGTYDLMSRLVRNQTPYFIWTNRRDAIDCRFLRKEQVMNHYAKAGSFTTKVGLCLNLRNLPWFDQADADTFFPRCYRLGAEDEKHAFIALPMAPPRSGAWPPAVVTPSLAEDFWLTAARSILKVVVKSEGALLDQLVSYVEECERFLQRLAEVLPQLEMEGDRNIWIVKPGAKSRGRGIICMDRLEEMLKLVDCDPMIVKDGKWVVQKYIERPLLIHGTKFDLRQWFLVTDWNPLTIWFYRDSYLRFCTQPFSLHNLDTSIHLCNNSIQRHYENSLSRHPQLPPDKMWSSQQFQAHLQQVGTAGAWQEVIVPGMKAAIIHAMQTSQDVVEFRKNSFELYGADFMFGENCQPWLIEINASPTMAASTAVTSQLCASVQEDTLRVVIDRKHDRSCHTGAFELIYKQAAVDVPQYIGISXLVEGSTVXKPRPPNHRLSPSASPRPGPSVPSCPQHSQALPQSSPRGPRAPQLARAARPPAPVSGKENRARETGAAIGACAAAGTGXKLLSKLRAEPGKTRLLELHSVATSPLGDKLVPLRQPRLCSKCSSQVAVPSLRAPPRLHLQLSKDKGQLQRPARQPGRELQLHMRDLRTFQLGCGHAATPTHSLACSPGKPRVPEHQWGHAQAALRERPPAPPAGPGQQCARGWLRRAPHPASAPELGALHTDVGRRRKQKRDRMCR from the exons CGGCGCAGCAGCGGCTGCTACCCTCTCAACCCAGAGCGCCTCAAACAGGCCAGGCTGCACGTGGAGAGAGCCGTCAAG caAAGGAAGATCTTCATGCTACATGGCCCGTACCCCGTGATCCGGAGCCTGCTGCGTGGCCGGGGCTGGGTGGAGAAGAAGGCCCCCGAGGTGGCATGCCAACGGGAACGAGCACCTGACGGCgaggaggatggggagggggacgaTAGCGACGGCGCCGAGGAGG ACGAGGAggacgaggaagaggaggaacaggaTGATGACCCTGATGGCACCTACGACCTCATG TCGCGGCTGGTTCGCAACCAGACACCCTATTTCATCTGGACAAACCGGCGAGACGCCATCGACTGCCGCTTCCTGCGCAAGGAGCAGGTGATGAACCACTACGCCAAGGCGGGCTCCTTCACCACCAAG GTGGGGCTGTGTCTGAACCTGCGGAACCTGCCTTGGTTCGACCAGGCCGATGCCGACACCTTCTTCCCCCGCTGCTACCGCCTGGGTGCCGAGGATGAGAAGCACGCCTTCATCG CACTCCCCATGGCCCCGCCTCGCTCGGGGGCCTGGCCACCAGCGGTGGTGACGCCATCTCTTGCAGAGGATTTCTGGCTCACCGCCGCCCGGAGCATCCTCAAAGTGGTGGTGAAAAG CGAAGGGGCACTGCTGGACCAGCTGGTCTCCTATGTCGAAGAGTGCGAGCGCTTCCTGCAGCGCCTGGCCGAGGTGCTCCCACAGCTAGAGATGGAGGGGGACCGCAATATCTGGATTGTGAAGCCGGGAGCCAAGTCacggggcagag GAATCATCTGCATGGACCGCCTGGAGGAGATGCTGAAGCTGGTGGATTGCGACCCCATGATCGTGAAGGATGGCAAGTGGGTGGTGCAGAAATACATCGAGAGACCCCTGCTCATCCACGGCACCAAGTTCGACCTGCGGCAGTGGTTCCTGGTGACGGACTGGAACCCGCTCACCATCTGGTTCTACCGAGACAGCTACCTCCGCTTCTGCACACAGCCCTTCTCCCTGCACAACCTGGACAC CTCCATCCACCTGTGCAATAACTCCATCCAGAGGCACTACGAGAACTCGCTGAGCCgccacccccagcttccccccgACAAAATGTGGTCATCCCAGCAGTTCCAGGCCCATCTGCAGCAGGTGGGGACGGCAGGTGCCTGGCAGGAGGTGATTGTCCCGGGCATGAAGGCAGCCATCATCCACGCCATGCAGACCTCCCAGGACGTGGTGGAGTTCCGCAAGAACAGCTTCGAGCTGTACGGGGCAGACTTCATGTTCGGGGAGAATTGCCAGCCCTGGCTGATCGAGATCAACGCCAGCCCCACCATGGCGGCCTCCACGGCCGTGACCAGCCAGCTGTGTGCCAGCGTGCAGGAGGACACGCTCCGCGTGGTCATTGACCGTAAGCACGACCGCAGCTGCCACACAGGGGCCTTCGAGCTCATCTACAAGCAG GCGGCTGTTGATGTGCCCCAATACATAGGAATAA CTTTGGTGGAAGGATCCACTG AAAAGCCACGGCCTCCAAACCACAGACTCTCCCCCAGTGCCAGCCCCAGGCCGGGCCCCAGCGTGCCCAGCTGCCCGCAGCACTCCCAAGCActcccccagagctcc cctcGTGGGCCTAGGGCTCCACAGCTCGCCAGGGCCGCCAGGCCCCCGGCACCAGTCAGCGGCAAGGAGAACAGAGCCAGGGAGACGGGGGCAGCCATCGGGGCCTGTGCTGCAGCTGGCACCG TGAAGCTGCTCAGCAAGCTGCGAGCAGAGCCAGGCAAGACGAGGTTGCTGGAGCTGCACAGCGTGGCCACCTCCCCACTGGGGGACAAGCTGGTGCCGCTGCGCCAGCCCAGGCTCTGT TCAAAGTGCAGCTCCCAGGTGGCAGTCCCTAGCCTCAGGGCACCCCCACGGCTCCACCTCCAGCTCAGCAAGGACAAGGGGCAGCTGCAGAGACCAGCCCGGCAGCCAGGTagggagctgcagctgcacaTGCGGGACTTGCGCACcttccagctgggctgtgggcacgctgccacccccactcactcccttGCTTGCTCTCCAGGGAAGCCCCGTGTGCCGGAGCACCAGTGGGGACATGCCCAGGCTGCGCTGCGGGAgaggcccccagcccctcctgccggGCCTGGCCAGCAGTGTGCCAGGGGCTGGCTGCGCCGGGCCCCGCACCCAGCCTCCGCCCCTGAGCTCGGGGCCTTGCACACGGACGTGGGCAGGAGAAGGAAGCAGAAGAGAGACAGGATGTGCAGGTGA